The genome window AACTTCTTTCTTTGGAGGATATCGATTGGGTCGGGGAAATTTTCCTGCTTACTACGGCAATCGAGCCACCAACGAATTAGGAGAATTTCGTGCAGGTGCAATCGTTCCACTGATGCGTAACCGAGAAATTGATAAGAATAGAGCAGAGCTTAAGAAAGCAGATGTGGATCGTACTTTAGCTGAGTTATCTATTCAGAAATTAAAATTAGAAGTCATTCGTGAGTCCACAAAAAGATATTGGAAATGGGTCGCATCTGGACAAGAATACAAAGTGAATGAAAATTTACTAAAAATTGCACAAGAAAGAGTATCACAAGTTTCCGATCGAGTAAAGTTAGGTGATCTCCCGGCAATTGAGAATACAGAGAATGACAGAGCTATTTTACAAAGGGAGTCTCTTCTAATATCATCACGCCGAGAACTTCAGAAGGCTGCTATTGATCTCTCTCTGTTCTTGCGTGAGCCAAATGGAAAAATGATTTTACCGACTGAGGATCAATTACCAGCCAATTTTCCTAGACATGTAAATTTAGACGAAATACCTTCTGATAATTTAATCAAGGATGCATGGAAGAAGCGTCCAGAAATTCAAGAATACCAAGCTAAAAGAGAAAAGGTAGCGATTGATCGCCAATTCGAACAAAACAACCTGAAGCCTCAAGTTGACCTTGTGGTTTCCGCCTCACAAGATATTGGTGCTGGAAGCCCAACAAGATCCAGACCTGAACTAGAAGCTACTCTTGTGATGAATTTTCCATTGCAGACAAGAAGACAGCGAGGAAAAATCGGTGCCGCTGAAGCAAAAATTGCTCAGATTGACCAAGAGGAAAAATTTGCTCGTGATAAGATTACAACCGAAGTACAAGATGCACTTTCTGAAGTTAGCGCAAGTTATGAGAGAGTTGAAGTAGCAAAAAAAGAATTGGTTCTCGCTAAAAAATTGCAAGGACTTGAGCAAGATCGTTTTGCTCTAGGTGATAGTACTTTATTATTTGTTAATATACGAGAACAGACAGCGGCTGAGGCTGCTATTCGTGAAGTAAAAGCTTTAAATGATTTTTTCAACGCACTTGCCAACTATCATGCGGCTATTGCAGACAATTCGATAAGAAGGTAGAATTTAAATCCAACCTCGTTTAACAAACTCAGCTTCAACAAAGGAAACATCTTCGGGTCTATCAATAGATAAAGTGGCTTTATCTGCAACGAAGATTCCGATCTCATATCCCGTTTGCATAACTCTGAGTTGTTCCAATGATTCAAGGCTCTCCCAAGAGCTCAAAGGAAGACTTCCATATTGCAAAAGAAAATCAATATTGTAGCAATACATTCCCAGATGTCTATAGTAGACATTGTCAGATTTATTTTCAGAAATTTCTTTTTGATAGAAAGGTGAATCAGATTTAAATGGATGAGGAATCATCGCACGAGAAAAATACATGGCTCTGCCATTTTGATCAAATATTACTTTCACACGATTGGGATCGGTTGCTTCGGTCTGTGACATTGGGACCGCAGCAGTAGTAATGACCCAATTTCGATTTTTCAACTTTTGTTCTATCACGCCTTCGATGAGTTCGGTTTCGATTCCAGGTTCATCTCCTTGGATATTGATCACCACATCGGAAGCGGGATTTACCTTATCACCTAAATTTTGTACAACTTCTATGATACGATCTGTTCCTGTTGGATGATTAGAACTGGTCATCATCACTTGCCCACCAAATGAAGTGACTTCATCGTAGATTCTCTGGTCATCGGTTGCAACGATGATATTGGAAAGGTTCTTACATAAGGCAGTGGATTCATAAGTCCACCGAATCATTGTTTTGGTGCCGATCTTGGTAAGTGGTTTCCCAGGAAAACGCGTACTTCCATAACGTGCAGGAATAACTGCGATCACTTTAGATTCAGAATTTATACTATGGTTTGAGTTCATGGAGATTCAAAAATTGCAATGTTAGATCAGATTGTCTAGTTCGATGATTTTTCGTTTCGAAATAGACAATCTAATAATCTAGTTGATGATAAACTCAGTGAAATACACCTCTTTGATTTTACCATTGGTGAGAATATGGTTGATATGGGCCTTAATCTCTTCGCGTAAATCCAATTGTTGAGTGATGGTTTTCAATTCGTCTTTTGTTTTTCTAGAAATGATCAAATTGATTAAGTTTTGCATCTGAGCTCTTCTTGAGGATAGTTCCTGCGAGAGTGCAGGTTGTCCGCTCTCAATTCCAAAAACCAACTTCATCTTAACAAAATGCGATTCACCAATATCCGCTGTATTGATACGGAATTCTTCTTCGATATTGAATGTATCCAATGGTGGTGGTGCTTTGACTAATGCGATGTTTTTCTGCTCTTTGAAAACAGAAGTAGCAGTTCTCTGGGCAACCAACATGGATATTACAGCGACAATTATTATACCAAATATCGCTCCAGCAATATATAACAACCATTTGATGATTGGCGATGTACCGACACCTCCAGGACTTCCTTCGGCTAACCCGCCTTCGTCTTCATCTATTTCTGAATCACCCATTTCGATTACCTCCTATTTTAATGTTTCGAAATTTCATAATTAATTATCACCTTCAGTAGTTGATTCTGTCTGAGGAAATCTTGAATCAGGAAGTCCATATCCACTTTCAAAAGTTTTTCTCTTGGTTGATTTCTCAGTTAGAATCACAATATCAATTCTTCGATTGAAAGCTTTTGCTTCAGGTGTTCCCTTATTCTCTAGCGCAAGCGGACGATAAGAACCAAAGCTCACTGCTTGGAAGTCACTCGGTCTTAAGTCTTTCGAATTGATCATAAACACTGTTGTATTGATTGCGCGAGCACCCGCAAGATCCCAATTATTAAGGTATTCTCTTTCTTCTCGACCCGGCATTGGTCCTGGAGTTATCGCATCTAGATCGCTATGTCCTTCTACTCGTACAAAACGTTCAAGATCTTTGATTAAACCGGCTGCTTTGATTAAAGTTTCTTTGATTGTCGACGTCAATATTGCCGAACCAGGATAGAAGTAATCTGCACCAACAAGTGAGATTACAAGTCCTCTTTCGTCTTCAGAGATTCTTACTTTGCCTGCTTGAATTTCAGGTTGGAAAATCTGAGTCGCATCTTTTTTGGATTTGGAGAGATTTTTACCTTGGACTTGAGACGGAAGACTCTCTATGGTCATTCCCATTTCTTCAAGACTTCCTTTGGATAGAGTCTGTCCACCAGTGAATAAGCCAGTTGTAGATTTGAATGCAGAAAGGATAATATGCATCTCTCTCGCATCTGTCTTACCTGTAGTATACAAAAGAATAAAGAAGCAGAGAAGAAGAGTCACCATGTCTCCGTAGGTGAGCATGTACTCCCCTACTTTCTGAACGCATTCTGGACATTTGACCTTCTTCTTAGCCATTAATTATCTTCCTCTTTCAAGGAGACTCGATCGACTGGAGCAAGGAAGGATGCGAGTTTTTCTTTCACAATACGTGGGTTGTCTCCAGATTGAATGGATAGAGTTCCTTCTACCATTACTTGCTTAACAATCAATTCGTCTTCACTTCTTCTTGTTAACTTACGAACAAAAGGAATCGCAATTAAGTTTGATCCAAGCGATCCGTACAAAGTTGTGATAAGAGCAGCAGCCATACCAGATCCGATTAGGGATGGATCTCCAGCACCTAAGTTGTTCAACATGGCGATAAGTCCAATCAAAGTTCCTAACATCCCGAATCCTGGAGCGAGACCGCCCCATGCATCCCACCAAGCGCGACCATTTAAGTGACGTTTGGCGACGTTGTCAATCTCAGTTTCCATAATATTTCTAACGAGCTCTGGATCTGTTCCGTCCACTACCAACTGAATTCCTTTGCGTAAAAATTCTTCTGGTAAGTCATTGATATCATCTTCGAGTGCAAGCAATCCTTCACGACGAGCTTTCTCGGAGAAGGAGACGAGAGTTATGATTAGATTGGGTAGATCAAATTTGGGAGTTTGGAAAACTTTTTGCGTAATTTTGCCGACTGTTAGCGTTCCTTCCCATGGTTGCGAAATCATTGTCGCAGCCGTCGCTCCACCAAAGGTAATAAATACCGATGGAATGTTGATAAGATCAAGCGGGGATAATCCTGCTTGAATAGTTCCGAAGAGAAGAAGAAAGACTCCTAATCCTAATCCTATGACCGATGCTATATCCATAATTGCTTACGTTTAATTCCTTCCCGTCTTGATTGGGCTTTGGTAGATATCCCTGTGGTAATCTTTCACCAATTGGATTAATTCTTGGACGGTTTCCTTAATCACGAATTTACGCTCAGTTGTCAAAGTCACAACGGTATCAGGATTTGCTTCAATCGTCTCGATGAGATTTGCATTGATAACAAATTCTTCACCCTTTAACCTATGAACAATAATCAAGCGTATTACCTCGCTCTGTGGGAATTCCTACTTATGTCTATCGACGACCTTTCGAATTTGGTTGATGAATTTTTCTTCTGTAAATCGCTCTATGGATTTCTGAAAATCAGATTTTTTGTAAATTTTCTTCTCAAAAGCTTGAATGCAGTCATTTATTGATTCCACAGTCTGTTCTGGGAAAAACTCTCCTGTTCGCCCACCTACTACTGTTTCCAAGGCTCCACCTTGACCAAATGCTAGAACCGGAGTACAAAACGACTGAGCTTCCACCGGAGTGATGCCAAAATCTTCTAAGCCAGGAAATAGAAATGCCCGAGCTCGACTGTAATAGCCATCCACTTCTTCTCGGGAAATATTCTTGAGAAGGATTACATTATGGGGAAGATTTTTGCGAATTTTCGCTTCGTCCTGTCCACCGCCGATGATGATTAGCTTTTTGCCATTGATTCGAAATGCCTCAATTGCTAAGTCAATTTTTTTGTAAGGAGCAAAAGCAGAGACGATTAGATAAAAATCTTCTTTGGCTCGTTCCGTAACTTTCGTACCTTGAGGAAGGCAAGGTGGATGAATGACTTCGTATTCTCTTCTGTAGTACTTTTGAATCCTTTTGCCAACGAAATCTGAATTGCAAGTGAAAACATCAACTCGATTGGATGAGGCACTGTCCCAAGTTCGGAGATAGTTTGAAACAATTTGATAAAATAGAAATTTTGGCCCTGATCTTGCCGGAAAATAATCATAATACATATCCCATACATATCTCATCGGTGAATGAATATAAGAAACGTGCAGACTGTTCGGAGGAGGGATGATTCCTTTTGCCACACAATGTGAAGAAGAAAGTATTACATCATAGCCACGTAGATCAAAAGTTTCTATAGCGGTTGGAAAAAGAGGAAGATACCATCTGTACTTGGACGATTTGAACGGCAATCGATCTGTAAAAGCTGAAACGATTTTACGATCCTCTATTCGAGGATTCAATTTGCCTTTATTGTAAATCAATGTAAATAAATCAGCAGTCGGATAGAGCTTCAATAGAGAATCTAAAACTTTTTCTCCACCTCGCATTCCTGTAAGCCAATCATGGATGATTGCGATTTTCAAA of Leptospira sp. GIMC2001 contains these proteins:
- a CDS encoding motility protein A encodes the protein MDIASVIGLGLGVFLLLFGTIQAGLSPLDLINIPSVFITFGGATAATMISQPWEGTLTVGKITQKVFQTPKFDLPNLIITLVSFSEKARREGLLALEDDINDLPEEFLRKGIQLVVDGTDPELVRNIMETEIDNVAKRHLNGRAWWDAWGGLAPGFGMLGTLIGLIAMLNNLGAGDPSLIGSGMAAALITTLYGSLGSNLIAIPFVRKLTRRSEDELIVKQVMVEGTLSIQSGDNPRIVKEKLASFLAPVDRVSLKEEDN
- a CDS encoding flagellar basal body-associated FliL family protein; translated protein: MGDSEIDEDEGGLAEGSPGGVGTSPIIKWLLYIAGAIFGIIIVAVISMLVAQRTATSVFKEQKNIALVKAPPPLDTFNIEEEFRINTADIGESHFVKMKLVFGIESGQPALSQELSSRRAQMQNLINLIISRKTKDELKTITQQLDLREEIKAHINHILTNGKIKEVYFTEFIIN
- the motB gene encoding flagellar motor protein MotB; this encodes MAKKKVKCPECVQKVGEYMLTYGDMVTLLLCFFILLYTTGKTDAREMHIILSAFKSTTGLFTGGQTLSKGSLEEMGMTIESLPSQVQGKNLSKSKKDATQIFQPEIQAGKVRISEDERGLVISLVGADYFYPGSAILTSTIKETLIKAAGLIKDLERFVRVEGHSDLDAITPGPMPGREEREYLNNWDLAGARAINTTVFMINSKDLRPSDFQAVSFGSYRPLALENKGTPEAKAFNRRIDIVILTEKSTKRKTFESGYGLPDSRFPQTESTTEGDN
- a CDS encoding flagellar FlbD family protein — encoded protein: MIIVHRLKGEEFVINANLIETIEANPDTVVTLTTERKFVIKETVQELIQLVKDYHRDIYQSPIKTGRN
- a CDS encoding TolC family protein, yielding MKKVYLGVITLFAFWDLYPETKSLKVDPMLFQKESANVLSLEKILQGVERSYPLILAAERLLTVAEYEYLAAQGAFDLSFESIGSVSPTGYYQNATSDNVFRKPTPLAGTSFFGGYRLGRGNFPAYYGNRATNELGEFRAGAIVPLMRNREIDKNRAELKKADVDRTLAELSIQKLKLEVIRESTKRYWKWVASGQEYKVNENLLKIAQERVSQVSDRVKLGDLPAIENTENDRAILQRESLLISSRRELQKAAIDLSLFLREPNGKMILPTEDQLPANFPRHVNLDEIPSDNLIKDAWKKRPEIQEYQAKREKVAIDRQFEQNNLKPQVDLVVSASQDIGAGSPTRSRPELEATLVMNFPLQTRRQRGKIGAAEAKIAQIDQEEKFARDKITTEVQDALSEVSASYERVEVAKKELVLAKKLQGLEQDRFALGDSTLLFVNIREQTAAEAAIREVKALNDFFNALANYHAAIADNSIRR
- the kdsB gene encoding 3-deoxy-manno-octulosonate cytidylyltransferase, which translates into the protein MNSNHSINSESKVIAVIPARYGSTRFPGKPLTKIGTKTMIRWTYESTALCKNLSNIIVATDDQRIYDEVTSFGGQVMMTSSNHPTGTDRIIEVVQNLGDKVNPASDVVINIQGDEPGIETELIEGVIEQKLKNRNWVITTAAVPMSQTEATDPNRVKVIFDQNGRAMYFSRAMIPHPFKSDSPFYQKEISENKSDNVYYRHLGMYCYNIDFLLQYGSLPLSSWESLESLEQLRVMQTGYEIGIFVADKATLSIDRPEDVSFVEAEFVKRGWI